The segment GGTAGACGTGCGATTGGCTGTAAGTGGGTTTTTAAGGTCAGAGAGAACTCATATGGGACAATTCAGATGTACAAGGCTCGCTTAGTGGCACAGGGGTTTCATCCCACAACTGGTTTTGATTTCGCTAAGACATTTAGTCTAGTGGTAAAACCTACAACTATTAGGACTGTTCTTACTATTGCATTCACAAGGGAGTGACCCATATGCCAACTTGATGTGAACAATGCTTTTCTAAATGGGGAATTACAAGAAGAACTCTTCATGGAGTTGCCTCCCGAgtttaaaaatccaaaagaagGAAAGTTGGTATGCAAACTTCATAAAGCTCTCTTGATGGCTTGAAGTAAGCACCCTGAGCATGGTTTGAAACTTCACATTGCATTAATTCagtttggttttgttttagCCAAGGCAGATCAATCACTCTTTACTAGAATAACCTCTTATCATTCTACTTTCATTCTAGTATGCATAGATGATATCTTAGTTACATGTAGCAACATTGTGATGATTGAGGAGctaatatttaaacttaatatgGTCTTTGCATTAAAGGATCTTGGAGAGATCAACTATTTTTTGGGAATTCAGGTTAAGAACACAAAGGAGGGGTTGCACTTGTCCCAAACCAAATACTTGACTACTTTACTTTATAGAGCCAAGATGCAAGGAGCTAAAGGGATATGTACTCCTATGGTCTATGGTAAAAAGCCCTTTTCTCATGGGAGTGAAGGAGTTAGAGATGCTCAGCTTTATAGGTCAACAGTTGGAACATTACAATATGCTACGATAAGCTGACCTGAAATCTCATGTAGTGTAAATAGAGTTTTCCTATTCATGCAGAACCCTTTAGAGTCACACTGGAAGATAGTAAAAAGAATACTTCAATACTGAACTATTGATTATGGACTACATTTGAGGAAGTGTATCAATTTGAATTTGGTGGGAttttgtgatgctgattgggcttcAGATTATGATGATAGAAGATCAACATCTGGTTTTTGTGTGTTCCTTAGTTCAAATCTGGTGTCCTGACATTCAAAGAAGCAACATACAATCTCTAGGTCCAGCATTGAAGCTGAATACATGAGTCTTGCTAATTTAATTGCAGAAGCCACCTAGTTGCAAGCCTTATTGACTGAATTACAAATTTCTAATGTGAAGCAACCTGTGCTATAGTGTGATAATCTTAGCACTATTATGTTTTTGTCAATCCCAATTCAATATGACAGAATGAAGCATATTGTTGTAGTATGTGACTCATACTGAGTGAaagacatatggagaaaaaGGGGCAAATGTCGGAGTGGAATGACGGTATTTGCCattcaaatttgtatttttattgttaagagCGAATGATAGGTTGAGGGGCTCGTGGTACAGTTCAGgggtatttttaaaatttcaataccCGAGATTTAGTATAAATACTCTTGTATATAACCATAATTTAGATATAATGAAAGTCTTCTTCCTTATTTCTGTAAATGTAGACAATTTGTCAAACCACGTTAAATCTGTGtgttttcatttgtatttttgtaatttctttATCAACACATATTGAACTTGATTTATACTTCATATGGAAGAAGGTGTCGCGAAAAAGAATTGAAGTTGAACATATACCTTCACAAGACCAAGTAATAGACATTTTAACCAAAGCTCGGTCCAGTACCAGATTCTTAGAATTAAGAGACAAACTCAAAGTAGAAAGTATACTCCTCTAAGTTTGAGGGGGAATGTTGAGAAAAATAGTTAAATGGTTGGAATTTAGTTAGGGAGTTAAGCATGTGTCTGTTAGCTATTGGTTCATGAGCTTTTCTGTTGTCATTTGAGAATGATATATAAACTCTGTGGTAGctaaagaaattaatatcagaaaatcattttcttcagATTTCGTTGTCTATTTAATCTAATCATATATCATGCTTAATCTAGACTCATTAAACTCCAGTATATGAGCATGGTTTATTGGTTTCTAAATCCTATTTTTAACTCTTATGAATCAACTCTTTAACTAATtaggtttcttcttcttcttcttcttcttcttcttcttcttcttctttttggtttgaattatttcttgtttgtttgttttaaaataagatcTTATGGGACTGTGCTTGTTGAATAACCAAATTAGAGAGTGATTAATTAGAACATTAAAAGACAGTGGTATTTTCCtggagagaaaatggaaaaatatgattttttttattttattttatttttaacaaagtCTTGGTAGAGAAGTAATTACCATGAAGTGGTCTAGCTCTGACTGACTATACATGCTCAAACTGGGTTGATTATGTCTCTTTTTCTCATCACTCTTATGACTTTTTCCAGGTTTTCCATCATTGCTGCCTAAACCCAcctgaaaataatataaaaaataaaaaataaaaaaaaagagagaaaaaacaaggaaaaaaaaatggagtcaTATGGTGTAAAAATGcttataaaacataaattttccTGCATCAGCTGCATGGATCATTCACTCAGACTCTGCTTCCTCATGGAAAAAAATGCCAATTAATCCACCTACCAAATATTCTCAAACTAGAAAAATGATGCTCAAGTGAATAGAGGAGAGTAGTCTTTCTTGGTCAACTCTTCTTTTGGGTTAGAGTAATGCTATTCACTTTGAAATGACTTTTTCCGGGgagtttaaattaaattatgtttgaaaagaaaaagagaaaagggttTTGTGTAATTTAGCATTTTATATGTAAAGATTGTTCATCAGATGTTCCACACCTTGATCATGAAAGCAGGTTCCTTTTTAGGCAtgcagagagaaagagaaacacACACAAGGACAGGTTCCTGTggcaaaaatatgattaatttcttAAGCATACTGGCatatacagagagagagagagagagagagagagagagagttgtgCAGGTTCCTTTATCAAGCAAATGGTTTCTACAAGCAGAGGgagggagaaagagaaaaacCTTCAAGCAGTCTAAGTGAGCCTCAGCCAAAAGCCCAAGAATATGGTTTCTTAAGCATACAGgcatacacacacacacgcacacagtgagagagagagagaccttcAAGCAGTCCAAGTGAGCCTCAACCAAAAACCCATAAAGAGGATGGCAAGAGATTCTCCTCTTCAGcatcttcctttcttcttcttcttcttctaatctCCCTCCTCCACCACTAACCCTCTCCCCATTCTCATCACTACTCCCATCACTCTCCATATCTCCACTCAAGAAAACAAAACCCTCCAAATCCCTCCTCTCATGAGTACTGCACTTTTTATTACAACCCATAGCCATGAAAGAATACAAAGGTgtacaaacaaataagataaaCCCACAGTATAGCACAGCCTCCCCATCTTTGGCAGTAACCAATTGGCCCATATATGCATGCATGCATATATTTTATGATGAATGACATCCCTCAGAAAAACACCCATCAAACACTTCACCTTTTTGCTTCATCTCTTTACTCTCTTTTTACATGAGCGAAAGGAACTCTTCATGGGGTTTCTCGAACAATGGGGATGCTTTGTTAGTACATCTACTTAATATTTTGGTCAGTTATATTTctgccttttttttcctctctttttgtACTGCTTATTCCTCTCTCtcgctttctctctctctctctcttcaggCATTgcaacaaattcaaaattcgTTACTGTTCAAAGTGGGAGCTTCTCTTTATTCTCTCATTTTTGTTGTTCAAGGGAATGTTAAATGTACTACTGTTTATCATTTTCTCTTGTTTCAagctcttttcatttttcttcaatgcTGTACGCATGGAATCTTGCATTGGGAGGAAGCTCTCTAGCcattttggaaatctaaaaaGCTATATCTCTTGGGCCCTCTGAAAATGAAAgcaaattttcattttagaaaatgaaagtaaCAGACGTGTTTCAAAAAGCCTTTCATTGCTTTCAATGATTAAAGTGCTTACAAGTCACACCCCTTTAAACTCTAATATGCATTatcataaattgatttttaagagATTTTAAAATGCAATTTTGGACTGATTCttgctaaaatattttttttattaaaaatattttaaaaattaaattgtttggtATTTGGGTATAAGTTACCAAAATGTTTTAATAGTCTGatgatatattaataataaaaaaaataatttttagtagaATCACCTACTCCATTCAACGTGTGGCCAACAGTTCTTCTGAGAGAGATAAAGTGTCGAGAATGAAAAACAAGGACAGGTTGTGGAGTACTCCCTTCATAAGACCTTATCCACAAAGCAAATGGGAGTGAAAAACAAGGGCAGGCTGTGTGGTACCTTAAgaatttgagagagaaaataaagagaaaaaataggagAGAAAAAGATAGAGGTGAAAAAAAAGGACAAGTTGTGGATAGGGATGGCAACAGGAAGGGTTTTGTCACTTATCCATCCCGTCCTGTCCTGTATCTAATGTGAcggggtttaaatttaataaacgggtatatgattttttttttaaacccggggCGGGTTTGGGAAgagttcgggtattgccccgcCCCAGtctcgattatatataaaattaattttaaaattaatttaatttaaaattttattttactatttttaatatataaataataataataaaaattaataaaataagttataaaaaatataataattttattatttataaaatatatttattttaatgtaattaaaaaattttaagtaattaaaaaagaaaaaaaaagaaaaaaaaaggctaaacgGGATAGGGTGGGATGGGTATGAAAAATTCCTATATCCGCCCCGctctgtttaattttttaaatgagacgGAGAtgtgaattgtttttaataaatatgatagAGTTGGGATGAGGGCGACCGTTTCGAACCCACCCCGTTGTCATTCTTGGTTGTGGAGTTACCCGCTTCATAAGATCTTTATCCACAAaggaaatgagaatgaaaaacaaGGGCAGGCTCTGTGGTAACTTGAGAATTTGAGAGATAGAAAataaggagagagaaaaagagtggcatatttatgaagtttttcttatttttattctttttctatatttccaAACTTTTATGGGGATTGAGAGTGATCTGCCAATCCCACCCTTGATTGGATCTTGCCAAAGTGGGTGATGGGACCCATGGGCCTCATAGCCCATTGCAGTCAAGAATGACTGGATCACTTTGATTGGGCCTGCTTGTTCCTAGCCCAATTGGGCTAGGCATGTCCAAGTATATTAGGCTTCCCCATTCTTGGGGAAAAGATTCATACTTTTTCTTTAAGCAATGatgcaaaaaaatatttttatttaattaattttttaaaacaatatcataattattcttatctttgataaaaacattttaaaacatatttttcaatataaaatttaaatgtagAAGTTAAACACTATCCCAAGTAGGGTTTAAGACCTAGGCCAATTTTTTTGGCCCCCCTTTGTATCATGATATGACAATGAAGGCCTAGTGTGCCATTGTTggttatataaagaaaatgaagttggGGAATCAAAAGAACTAATCAAAATTGGAttcctttcatttcaaattccattaGTCCAACTATTTTCCTCCAAGAATTGGATCCAATTAAACATAGGTAAAGAATTTTCGCACTTGATGGATCAAGCCAATGGGGCTTTGCCCAAATTTCATATGGCTAGCCCTTGATACAATGATCCCATATACACCAATAAGACAACATGGATCTTGGTCTTTCCGCCATTCAATCCTGCTATATTTCAAGTCCTCTTTGGAATGCATCTTCCATAtaactaattttcctaaaaatttaaattattagtatTTGAACCTACgacatatataatattagttGATGATTGAATGTGCATTTTACTTCGTTCTTCATTGATGCAAGTGCCTAAATATCCATTGCCAAGAGTTGTTTATGCATGCAAATGACAATGCCTCACCGACGCGCCTGGAATTGGGGTGACGGGAGCAAGCTGCTTTGTTCAAGCCCCTTGACGCATTTCACACCGGggttctttgtttgtttgagaGGGCCGCCTCGAGCCACCCTCGCCCGTGTGCGAGGCACGGTCGCGGGCAGGATGCCCTTCTTTGTGATTTTGCATTCAACAGATTTTCTTCCAAGTGGGTCTTCCAATTCATTTGCACTTCTGCTGCATACTATTTCTAAGAAGATACAGGAGAAAATGGAGTCTTCCAACAATCTAGGATTGAAACATATCAAAATTATCTTCTATTTTCTGTCTTATCAGCATTGGCCAACCAGAACAGAAAAGAATtgtgaagaaaatgaaatgagtCTAGCAACAATGATTTTTCATTCATGTGATCATCTAAATCAAGCTGCATAGGCACATATTTTGTAAGCAAAGAGCAAAGAAGAGTGAAATGTCGATGCTTTACGATTCATATGGTATAGACCATACCAACCTCTACAAGAGCAGCATGAGGAATGTTGAGTGCTACCGGAGGCTCACGGCAGTTCTTATCAAGAAAAACATAGGTCATGATCAGGAATCTCTTCAGAAAGCTTGAGCCATCACGCACTTTCAGATGTGACTGGCCCAAGAAATATGCAGTGCCGCTCTCCCTGGCATCAACTAGTTCTTGGAGTTCTGCCCTGACAGAAACCTGCATTTTGGGGCTCTCTGGAGGCAACATGAATCTGACCTTTCTTTTTGTGACAGGAGCAGATGCACTCTCAATTGAATCACTAGACAGGGTTCTCTGAGTTCCATTGTTTGACAACCTTGGAGAGGCCAAATTTGAATTCATTTCAGGGATGGGAACCAAGGCATTTCCATCCAGCATTGGGTTTCCAACAACAATCATTCTTCCTTCTGGGGAGGTCAAGGATTCCAAATCATTTTCTTCCAAAGCAATGAATTCTCCAATACAACGGATAATCTGATCCTCAAAATCATCTGTGTCCCTGATGTTATCACAGTATCCATATCTTACAATACATCGGTAAACTTTATAGTCCTTGGCGCCAAGCCTCCCTATGAGATACCTCTGCTTTTGGGGGACACAAGGCACTGGTAAGGACTTGAATGACACAAAGATCAGCACTTGGTGATATGCAGGAAGATTTGTAATGAAGTGGGAGAAAAAAGCTGGGATTCCTGACACAATATCAGTGTAGATGAAGCCAATTCCAGGGACCCTGGAGACCCCAAGACCAGGGCTCATCTCTGTAATCCATTCCATGGACACCTTATTCTGTAAATCAAACTCATACTTCTTCATGATGCCATAGTGCCATGAAAGCATGATTGTCATGGAAAATACGAAAAGAACAACTAGATACCATGCTCCCTTGTGAAAGTTTGACATACATGCTGACAGATACATtatctcaaccaagccaaaagataataaaaagcATGCAGAGACAAACAGACTCTTCTCCCAGTACAATGTGATTACAAGCGACATCAGACAAGTGGTTACTAGCATTCCAGAAATTATAGCTAGACCTGCAGAGGAATCAATCAGAGTTTATTAGATACAACcctcttaattcaattttcctaaattttgagGAAGTCCCACACATTTTTTGCTAGAAAAAACCTGAGGCAAAATTATGATACTATCCTATCATAGATTTATAGCAAATCGATATCCTCCTTATCTAATGTTTTGTAATGTTTCTCAACTTATTCATGGTTTCATGATTACTTCTTGGACTTCGAGCCATGTTCTCAAATCCCAAAGTTTTAAGAGCCTCTATAACGTTCCAAAGAGAGGGAGGATATAGTTAGAATCTACCTGTTGCATTTCCAATTCGTGCAATGTCTTGGAAAGCTATTACAATGCCAAGGCTGAGAATCATCAATAACCAGTTGACATCTGGAATATAAACCCGCCCATTCATAGTATCTGATGTATGAATAACTTTTACTCTGGGAAAACAACCGAGTGCCAGGCACTGGTTTATGACAGAGAAACTGGCAGTAATGGTTGCTTGGCTTCCAACAGCAGAAGCAAGAAGAGACAACAATACGACAATATGGCGAAGAAAGGCTCCTGCACTTGGCATGCATCAGATgagtaagaaataaaaatttccagGTGAGACAGCTGCAGGAACAAACAGAAAGCAAGACACATCTTACCAGGTACTGATTCACTAAGATAAGTAACATCTTCAAACACACGCCAGTTTTTAGAGATAAATGCAGCTTGACCCGCATAACATAAAATCAGGGCTGGATAAATCAAGCAGACAAAAGTAATCTGCAGAAGAGACATCGTGTACTAGTTTACTGAAGTTGTAAAGGACACTTCACATTAACAGTGGTACAACATGAGCAATTCAATTACCTTCAGTGATTTCTTTGAGAAATGGCCAAGATCTGCAAACATAGCCTCTGATCCTGTAAAAGGTTTAGTGTCAAGAGAATCAATCAGTAAAAATGGCTATTTCCAAATACTAGTCCTCTGGTGTAAATACATAGAACAA is part of the Vitis riparia cultivar Riparia Gloire de Montpellier isolate 1030 chromosome 17, EGFV_Vit.rip_1.0, whole genome shotgun sequence genome and harbors:
- the LOC117904548 gene encoding homeobox protein knotted-1-like 12 isoform X1, whose protein sequence is MHAYMGQLVTAKDGEAVLYCGFILFVCTPLYSFMAMGCNKKCSTHERRDLEGFVFLSGDMESDGSSDENGERVSGGGGRLEEEEEERKMLKRRISCHPLYGFLVEAHLDCLKVGLGSNDGKPGKSHKSDEKKRHNQPSLSMYSQSELDHFMEAYCTTLTKLKEAMEEPQQETLAFINSMQSQLEELSGSQHEPPQPPTISSGKLKLTLV
- the LOC117904548 gene encoding homeobox protein knotted-1-like 12 isoform X2, encoding MHAYMGQLVTAKDGEAVLYCGFILFVCTPLYSFMAMGCNKKCSTHERRDLEGFVFLSGDMESDGSSDENGERVSGGGGRLEEEEEERKMLKRRISCHPLYGFLVEAHLDCLKVGLGSNDGKPGKSHKSDEKKRHNQPSLSMYSQSELDHFMEAYCTTLTKLKEAMEEPQQETLAFINSMQSQLEELSGSQHEPPQPPTISSGERTE
- the LOC117934499 gene encoding potassium transporter 1-like isoform X1; the encoded protein is MESYSVIGALAHTFGWKETWRHTFLLAFQSLGIVYGRLSTAPLYVFMSIPREDIISEQRVYELFSFVFWTMTIIPLLKYAFIVLRADDNGEGGTFALYSLLCRHAKVGLHPNDRSANEVMKSISAPASKTKVESRARRAIEKHKSSHYLMLFLALFGSCMVIGDGVLTPAISVLSASSGFERSMSHIAHKIASSQRVGDDIAKAFKRYVPVPFACAILVGLFTLQHYGTHKIGFLFAPIIVIWLFFISGVGLYNIFYSDHQIIYAVSPVYMYRFMRNFDHQGWRSLGSILLSVAGSEAMFADLGHFSKKSLKITFVCLIYPALILCYAGQAAFISKNWRVFEDVTYLSESVPGAFLRHIVVLLSLLASAVGSQATITASFSVINQCLALGCFPRVKVIHTSDTMNGRVYIPDVNWLLMILSLGIVIAFQDIARIGNATGLAIISGMLVTTCLMSLVITLYWEKSLFVSACFLLSFGLVEIMYLSACMSNFHKGAWYLVVLFVFSMTIMLSWHYGIMKKYEFDLQNKVSMEWITEMSPGLGVSRVPGIGFIYTDIVSGIPAFFSHFITNLPAYHQVLIFVSFKSLPVPCVPQKQRYLIGRLGAKDYKVYRCIVRYGYCDNIRDTDDFEDQIIRCIGEFIALEENDLESLTSPEGRMIVVGNPMLDGNALVPIPEMNSNLASPRLSNNGTQRTLSSDSIESASAPVTKRKVRFMLPPESPKMQVSVRAELQELVDARESGTAYFLGQSHLKVRDGSSFLKRFLIMTYVFLDKNCREPPVALNIPHAALVEVGMVYTI
- the LOC117934499 gene encoding potassium transporter 1-like isoform X2, translated to MNPQPSSGSSHDFKKETWRHTFLLAFQSLGIVYGRLSTAPLYVFMSIPREDIISEQRVYELFSFVFWTMTIIPLLKYAFIVLRADDNGEGGTFALYSLLCRHAKVGLHPNDRSANEVMKSISAPASKTKVESRARRAIEKHKSSHYLMLFLALFGSCMVIGDGVLTPAISVLSASSGFERSMSHIAHKIASSQRVGDDIAKAFKRYVPVPFACAILVGLFTLQHYGTHKIGFLFAPIIVIWLFFISGVGLYNIFYSDHQIIYAVSPVYMYRFMRNFDHQGWRSLGSILLSVAGSEAMFADLGHFSKKSLKITFVCLIYPALILCYAGQAAFISKNWRVFEDVTYLSESVPGAFLRHIVVLLSLLASAVGSQATITASFSVINQCLALGCFPRVKVIHTSDTMNGRVYIPDVNWLLMILSLGIVIAFQDIARIGNATGLAIISGMLVTTCLMSLVITLYWEKSLFVSACFLLSFGLVEIMYLSACMSNFHKGAWYLVVLFVFSMTIMLSWHYGIMKKYEFDLQNKVSMEWITEMSPGLGVSRVPGIGFIYTDIVSGIPAFFSHFITNLPAYHQVLIFVSFKSLPVPCVPQKQRYLIGRLGAKDYKVYRCIVRYGYCDNIRDTDDFEDQIIRCIGEFIALEENDLESLTSPEGRMIVVGNPMLDGNALVPIPEMNSNLASPRLSNNGTQRTLSSDSIESASAPVTKRKVRFMLPPESPKMQVSVRAELQELVDARESGTAYFLGQSHLKVRDGSSFLKRFLIMTYVFLDKNCREPPVALNIPHAALVEVGMVYTI